A single genomic interval of Croceibacter atlanticus HTCC2559 harbors:
- a CDS encoding cell division protein FtsX encodes MARKSSFERYQKRRLITSYFSVVISISLVLFLLGLLGLLVLNTKKVADHFKEQIALTIYLKDNAKDVEIKQLQKSLALAEYTKSATFVSKEEAAQQHSQDIGENFMDFLGYNPLQNSIDVFMNADYVTSERIEEISTEITAKDFVDEVTYDKPLISLLNDNVKRVTFWVLVISGIFTFIAVLLINSSIRLSVYSKRFTIKTMQMVGATKRFIRRPFIWKSVRLGMLGAFLALCGMAAILYYLNESFPELNILSDPILVGALFLGVFVVGIIITWISTFFATQRFLNLKTDELYY; translated from the coding sequence ATGGCTCGCAAATCGTCTTTTGAACGTTATCAAAAACGCCGCTTGATTACGTCCTACTTTTCAGTGGTAATTAGTATCTCTCTTGTCCTATTTTTATTAGGATTGCTAGGTCTTTTAGTTTTAAACACTAAAAAGGTAGCAGATCACTTTAAGGAACAAATTGCATTAACTATTTACTTAAAAGATAATGCCAAGGATGTAGAGATTAAACAACTGCAAAAGAGTTTAGCGCTTGCAGAGTATACTAAATCTGCCACATTTGTAAGCAAAGAAGAAGCAGCACAACAACATAGCCAAGATATTGGTGAAAATTTTATGGATTTCTTGGGCTACAACCCTTTACAGAATAGTATAGATGTTTTTATGAATGCCGATTATGTAACGTCTGAAAGAATTGAAGAAATTTCAACAGAGATTACTGCTAAAGATTTTGTTGATGAAGTTACCTATGACAAGCCTTTAATTTCATTATTAAATGATAACGTAAAACGAGTTACATTTTGGGTTTTGGTAATAAGCGGCATATTTACTTTTATTGCTGTATTACTTATAAATAGCTCTATTAGGCTTTCGGTATATAGTAAACGTTTTACTATTAAAACTATGCAAATGGTTGGTGCTACTAAACGTTTTATACGAAGACCGTTTATATGGAAGAGTGTAAGATTAGGAATGCTTGGCGCATTTTTGGCACTTTGTGGTATGGCGGCAATTTTATATTACTTAAACGAGAGCTTTCCAGAATTAAATATTTTGAGCGATCCAATTTTAGTTGGCGCTTTATTTTTGGGTGTGTTTGTTGTAGGTATAATAATCACTTGGATTTCTACGTTTTTTGCAACACAGCGTTTCTTAAACTTAAAGACAGATGAGCTGTATTATTAA
- a CDS encoding DUF3098 domain-containing protein → MGEQKRKEQREPKFIFTKKNYQVMAIGLGVIALGFILMSGGGSDDPDVFNPEIYNFRRIRLAPFLVLLGFGIEVYAILLNPNKKKK, encoded by the coding sequence ATGGGAGAACAAAAACGAAAAGAACAACGCGAACCTAAGTTTATCTTTACAAAGAAAAACTATCAGGTTATGGCTATTGGCCTTGGTGTTATTGCTTTAGGGTTTATCTTAATGTCTGGTGGTGGCAGCGATGATCCAGATGTGTTTAACCCAGAAATTTATAACTTCAGACGCATACGTTTAGCGCCATTTTTAGTCTTATTAGGTTTTGGGATTGAGGTGTATGCAATCCTTTTAAACCCAAATAAAAAGAAAAAATAA
- a CDS encoding undecaprenyl-diphosphate phosphatase, with protein sequence MSELDALLLGIIQGLTEFLPVSSSGHLELGKAILGDTSLPSESLLFTVVVHFATALSTIVVYRKDILDILKGLFQFKWNDDLKFSLKIILSMIPAAVVGVLFDEEIEALFNGNILFVGFMLIVTALLLWLADKAKDTNKNVSFPNALTIGISQAIAILPGISRSGATISTAVLLGIDKTKAARFSFLMVVPLILGKIAKDIMSGDITTTSSNNLVLIIGFISAFVAGLVACTWMIKLVKKSKLSYFAIYCLVVGLIAIGVAYFQ encoded by the coding sequence ATGAGCGAATTAGACGCACTCTTACTTGGTATTATACAAGGTCTTACAGAATTTTTGCCCGTATCTTCTAGTGGGCATTTAGAATTAGGAAAAGCAATTTTAGGTGACACAAGTTTACCAAGTGAATCTTTGTTGTTTACCGTAGTAGTTCATTTTGCAACTGCACTAAGTACTATTGTTGTTTACAGAAAAGACATTTTAGATATTTTAAAAGGCTTGTTTCAATTTAAATGGAATGACGATTTAAAGTTCTCCTTAAAAATTATTTTATCAATGATACCTGCTGCTGTGGTAGGTGTTCTCTTTGATGAGGAGATTGAAGCTTTATTTAATGGCAATATCTTGTTTGTAGGCTTTATGCTTATTGTAACAGCCTTGTTATTATGGTTGGCAGACAAAGCTAAAGACACCAATAAGAATGTCTCTTTTCCAAATGCATTAACTATAGGAATTTCTCAAGCAATAGCTATTTTACCTGGAATTTCAAGAAGTGGTGCAACCATATCAACAGCGGTACTACTAGGAATAGACAAAACCAAAGCAGCTCGATTTTCTTTCTTAATGGTAGTGCCATTAATCTTAGGTAAAATTGCGAAAGACATTATGAGTGGAGACATAACAACTACGTCTTCAAATAATTTGGTCTTAATTATTGGCTTTATATCTGCGTTTGTAGCAGGTCTTGTTGCGTGTACCTGGATGATAAAATTAGTTAAGAAAAGTAAACTGTCTTATTTTGCTATCTATTGCCTTGTTGTAGGTTTAATAGCAATTGGCGTTGCCTATTTTCAATAG